A genomic segment from Triplophysa dalaica isolate WHDGS20190420 chromosome 22, ASM1584641v1, whole genome shotgun sequence encodes:
- the si:dkey-200l5.4 gene encoding uncharacterized protein si:dkey-200l5.4 isoform X1, with translation MMRTVVPIILFVAVAGFHNVVSVYLDSAESNKSSEEMDATTWALTGTTGNQEENTASQTAETTNTMGYKHKEEDEENVERGTKSLYLDEERAYYGC, from the exons ATGATGAGAACTGTTGTACCTATTATCCTCTTTGTTGCAGTGGCAGGCTTCCACAATG TGGTGTCTGTGTACCTGGATTCTGCTGAAAGCAACAAATCATCTGAAGAAATGG atGCCACAACATGGGCATTAACAGGCACTACAGGAAATCAAG AAGAGAACACCGCAAGTCAGACCGCAG AAACCACAAACACTATGGGCTACA AACACAAAGAGGAGGATGAGGAGAATGTGGAAAGAGGG ACGAAATCCTTATATCTGGATGAAGAAAGGGCATATTATGGGTGCTAG
- the stard7 gene encoding stAR-related lipid transfer protein 7, mitochondrial, producing MFTSVQHRPLCNIGAKAVRLQSLSTLNYSGEIAKTMSRSWTFSWMGQRVGLLLSWIQKAGRGTSKLASEKKKERLLSIFANHCSFVTGQRLRRALQVGELYSNLYSERTRWTLVGSIWRRLQSKHTHAGKLIAALAGVFMWEDEKIRDEELRRCAWELQAVEAVTGLGESPKMSVVADPGWDVVVDKKNFKVWRRPIQGSHLFEYRVFGSYMDVTPRQFFNVQLDTEYRKKWDALVIKLEVVDRDVSTGSEVVHWATHFPYPMYSRDYVYMRRYHIDMENNLMVLVSRAVQHPSVPEIQEFVRVHSYQSKMVIRPHKSFDENGFDYLLTYSDDPQTVFPRYCVSWMVSSGMPDFLEKLHTAALKAKNMNVGVQDYVSVVKPPQITQERLGADNTHTAGPNQIYA from the exons ATGTTTACCTCCGTCCAGCATCGACCCTTGTGCAACATAGGAGCAAAAGCTGTTCGACTCCAGAGTTTAAGTACTTTAAACTACAGTGGTGAGATTGCAAAAACAATGAGCAGATCTTGGACTTTCTCGTGGATGGGACAGCGCGTGGGCCTGCTCCTGTCATGGATCCAGAAGGCTGGAAGAGGAACCAGCAAACTGGCCTCcgagaagaagaaagagagactCTTGTCTATATTTGCAAACCACTGTAGTTTCGTGACAGGCCAGAGGCTGAGAAGAGctttacaagtaggagagctgTATTCAAACCTTTACTCCGAGAGAACCAGGTGGACACTCGTGGGCAGCATATGGCGACGCCTGCAGAGCAAACACACGCACGCTGGAAAACTCATAGCAGCTCTGGCTGGAGTCTTCATGTGGGAGGATGAGAAGATTCGGGATGAGGAGCTGAGAAG GTGTGCATGGGAGCTGCAAGCAGTCGAGGCTGTGACAGGACTGGGCGAATCCCCAAAGATGTCTGTTGTTGCAGATCCCGGCTGGGATGTTGTAGTAGATAAGAAAAACTTTAAAGTGTGGAGGAGACCGATCCAGGGAAGTCATCTCTTTGAATATAGAG TGTTTGGTTCGTATATGGATGTCACACCCAGGCAATTCTTCAACGTACAG TTGGATACGGAGTACAGGAAGAAGTGGGACGCACTGGTTATAAAATTGGAAGTGGTGGACCGGGATGTCAGTACAGGCAGTGAGGTCGTTCATTGGGCGACACATTTTCCG TATCCCATGTACTCCAGAGATTATGTCTATATGCGCCGCTATCACATTGATATGGAAAACAACCTGATGGTTTTAGTGTCTAG AGCTGTTCAACACCCCAGTGTCCCTGAGATTCAGGAGTTCGTCCGCGTTCATTCTTACCAGTCTAAGATGGTCATCCGGCCACACAAGTCATTCGATGAG AATGGCTTTGACTACTTGCTGACATACAGCGATGACCCTCAGACAGTGTTTCCGCGCTACTGCGTCAGCTGGATGGTATCTAGTG GCATGCCGGACTTCCTGGAGAAGCTGCATACTGCTGCTCTCAAAGCTAAAAACATGAATGTGGGTGTCCAAGACTACGTCAGCGTCGTCAAACCGCCTCAAATCACACAGGAACGACTAGGTGCCGACAACACTCACACAGCCGGCCCAAACCAGATTTACGCCTGA
- the si:dkey-200l5.4 gene encoding uncharacterized protein si:dkey-200l5.4 isoform X2 has protein sequence MMRTVVPIILFVAVAGFHNVVSVYLDSAESNKSSEEMDATTWALTGTTGNQEENTASQTAEHKEEDEENVERGTKSLYLDEERAYYGC, from the exons ATGATGAGAACTGTTGTACCTATTATCCTCTTTGTTGCAGTGGCAGGCTTCCACAATG TGGTGTCTGTGTACCTGGATTCTGCTGAAAGCAACAAATCATCTGAAGAAATGG atGCCACAACATGGGCATTAACAGGCACTACAGGAAATCAAG AAGAGAACACCGCAAGTCAGACCGCAG AACACAAAGAGGAGGATGAGGAGAATGTGGAAAGAGGG ACGAAATCCTTATATCTGGATGAAGAAAGGGCATATTATGGGTGCTAG
- the slc20a1b gene encoding sodium-dependent phosphate transporter 1-B — translation MVSTTVATIALVTIGYAANLSDYLWLLVVGFIIAFVLAFSVGANDVANSFGTAVGSGVVTLRQACILATIFETLGSVLLGAKVSETIRKGIIDVNMYNGSEYVLMAGSVSAMFGSAVWQLAASFLKLPISGTHCIVGATIGFSLVAKGQQGVRWLELLRIVASWFLSPLLSGIMSAILFYFVRMFILQKKDPVPNGLRALPFFYGVTMGINLFSIMYTGAPLLGLDKLDWWGVVLISIGFAIITGIFVWFIVCPRLKKKIQSEVKSSSPSESPLMEKNELHDAHNPILKPVPEESSVVLSSNTSQPPAHEDRRVTFDIGDADDADHKDFKETETSNVPKTAQVHFSTGPPQIPSNGYTQYHTVHKDSGLYKDLLHKLHLAKVGDCMGEGGDRPIRRNNSYTSYTMAIIGMHGDFKPKEADFRAAEDGDKEKAGAQERKRVRMDSYTSYCNAVAENGTPDGIGEGEVTLEVVKEDPESSRSSLEEDRADADRPEVSMLFQFLQILTACFGSFAHGGNDVSNAIGPLVALWLVYDTGNVMSTAPTPIWLLLYGGVGICIGLWVWGRRVIQTMGKDLTPITPSSGFSIELASAITVVVASNIGLPVSTTHCKVGSVVSVGWLRSRKAVDWRLFRNIFVAWFVTVPISGLISAALMALFYYVILPKEPV, via the exons ATGGTTTCGACAACTGTGGCCACGATAGCGCTCGTGACCATTGGTTATGCTGCAAATTTGTCAGATTATCTTTGGCTCCTAGTAGTAGGTTTTATCATAGCTTTTGTTCTGGCCTTTTCGGTGGGTGCTAATGATGTTGCCAACTCCTTTGGTACGGCGGTGGGATCAGGTGTAGTTACCCTTAGACAGGCTTGTATTCTTGCTACAATCTTTGAGACCCTGGGCTCCGTGCTGTTAGGAGCCAAGGTCAGCGAGACCATCCGCAAAGGCATTATCGACGTGAACATGTACAACGGCTCGGAATATGTGTTGATGGCAGGCTCAGTCAGTGCTATGTTCG GCTCTGCTGTATGGCAGTTGGCGGCCTCTTTTCTGAAGCTTCCTATTTCTGGGACTCACTGCATCGTAGGAGCTACCATAGGCTTTTCGCTGGTCGCCAAAGGTCAGCAAGGAGTCCGATGGCTAGAGCTGCTTCGAATTG ttGCTTCATGGTtcctttctcctctcctgtctgGCATCATGTCTGCCATATTGTTCTACTTTGTTCGCATGTTCATCCTGCAAAAG AAAGATCCAGTGCCCAATGGTCTGAGGGCCCTGCCTTTCTTTTACGGTGTTACAATGGGAATCAACCTGTTCTCCATCATGTATACTGGAGCACCCT TGCTGGGCCTTGATAAACTGGACTGGTGGGGAGTGGTGCTCATTTCCATCGGCTTTGCCATCATTACAGGCATCTTTGTTTGGTTTATCGTCTGCCCTCGGCTCAAGAAGAAGATACAAA GTGAAGTAAAGTCTTCCAGTCCATCTGAGAGCCCTCTGATGGAGAAAAATGAACTGCATGATGCTCACAATCCCATCCTGAAGCCTGTCCCTGAGGAATCAAGTGTTGTCCTTTCCTCTAACACCTCTCAACCTCCTGCCCATGAGGACCGCAGGGTCACCTTTGACATCGGTGATGCAGATGACGCCGATCACAAAGACttcaaagaaacagaaacaagCAATG TTCCAAAGACGGCCCAGGTTCACTTCAGTACTGGTCCCCCTCAAATTCCAAGCAACGGTTACACTCAATACCACACGGTTCACAAGGACTCTGGTCTCTACAAGGACCTGCTGCACAAGCTCCACCTGGCCAAAGTTGGAGACTGCATGGGCGAGGGCGGAGACAGGCCAATTCGCCGCAACAACAGCTACACCTCCTACACCATGGCCATCATCGGCATGCACGGAGACTTCAAGCCAAAGGAAGCCGACTTCCGCGCGGCAGAAGATGGAGACAAGGAAAAGGCCGGTGCGCAGGAACGGAAGCGTGTCCGCATGGATAGCTACACTAGCTACTGTAACGCGGTGGCGGAGAACGGTACACCCGACGGCATTGGGGAGGGTGAGGTCACCTTGGAGGTGGTCAAAGAAGACCCCGAGAGCAGCCGTAGTTCTTTGGAGGAAGACCGAGCAGATGCTGACAGGCCCGAGGTGTCGATGTTATTCCAGTTCCTTCAAATTCTCACAGCCTGCTTTGGCTCCTTCGCTCACGGTGGAAATGATGTCAG taatGCAATTGGTCCTCTGGTTGCTCTGTGGCTGGTCTATGACACCGGCAATGTAATGTCAACTGCACCAACTCCAATCTGGTTGCTTCTGTATGGAGGAGTGGGCATCTGCATCGGTCTGTGGGTTTGGGGCCGTAGAGTCATTCAGACCATGGGCAAGGACCTGACCCCCATCACCCCATCTAG tgGTTTCAGCATTGAACTTGCCTCCGCCATCACTGTCGTGGTTGCTTCCAACATCGGTCTTCCAGTTTCCACCACTCACTGCAAG GTCGGGTCAGTGGTGTCTGTCGGTTGGCTGCGCTCCAGGAAGGCCGTGGACTGGCGTCTGTTCCGAAACATCTTCGTGGCCTGGTTTGTCACAGTGCCTATCTCAGGCCTGATTAGCGCTGCCTTAATGGCTCTGTTCTACTACGTCATTCTACCTAAAGAACCAGTTTAG